The following are encoded together in the Ezakiella massiliensis genome:
- a CDS encoding SoxR reducing system RseC family protein yields MQVIGKVLSTNGNKAFVSLVRTSACGGNCKACGGGCETVDHRIEVINSIDAKAGEMVEVVMDDSLGLKASAILYAIPFLGFIIGILLGYVLKLSELKSFFLGVLGIALSYLCIYFIDAKNKHTNKISIIKLK; encoded by the coding sequence ATGCAAGTAATAGGAAAAGTTTTATCAACTAATGGCAATAAAGCTTTTGTATCTCTAGTTCGTACTTCTGCTTGCGGGGGAAATTGTAAAGCCTGTGGAGGCGGATGCGAAACAGTAGATCATAGAATTGAGGTTATTAATTCAATAGATGCAAAGGCAGGAGAGATGGTTGAGGTTGTTATGGATGATTCTTTGGGCCTAAAGGCAAGTGCTATTCTATACGCAATACCATTTTTAGGTTTTATAATCGGCATACTCTTAGGCTATGTACTAAAATTAAGTGAACTAAAATCATTCTTTTTAGGAGTCTTAGGAATAGCTCTTTCGTATCTATGTATATATTTTATAGATGCTAAAAACAAGCATACTAATAAAATTTCTATAATTAAATTAAAATAG
- a CDS encoding ThiF family adenylyltransferase translates to MSKRNSRTVSLVGEENFNKLASVRITVVGVGGVGGIACEMLARSGVNNLKIIDFDKYEESNLNRQIGSSYSSIGKLKVDVLKERFKDINPDLNLICMPCMLEESNYEELLADSDYILDLCDDINAKKLIAEYAIKNKIKFISAMGAGNRTDISSLKFSTLDKTTYCNLAKRFRKSIDKSLHKKIKCLYYEGETIKVYGVVGTIAPSPNYMGVRAAAELMNMIMEEECK, encoded by the coding sequence ATGTCGAAAAGAAATAGTAGAACAGTAAGCCTTGTAGGAGAAGAAAATTTTAATAAACTTGCTAGTGTTAGAATAACCGTTGTTGGCGTTGGTGGAGTAGGGGGCATAGCTTGTGAAATGCTCGCCAGATCAGGGGTTAATAATCTAAAAATAATTGATTTTGACAAGTACGAGGAGAGCAATTTGAATCGCCAGATTGGTTCAAGTTATAGTTCTATTGGAAAGTTAAAAGTAGATGTTTTAAAAGAGAGATTTAAAGATATTAATCCTGATTTAAATCTTATTTGCATGCCCTGTATGCTTGAAGAGAGTAATTATGAGGAGCTTTTAGCAGACAGCGACTATATATTAGACTTATGCGATGATATTAATGCCAAAAAATTAATTGCCGAGTATGCAATTAAAAATAAAATAAAATTTATTTCTGCCATGGGCGCAGGCAATAGGACGGATATATCATCATTAAAATTTTCTACTCTTGACAAAACGACCTATTGCAATCTAGCAAAAAGATTTAGGAAATCTATAGATAAAAGTCTTCATAAAAAAATAAAGTGTCTTTATTATGAAGGTGAAACTATAAAAGTTTATGGAGTGGTTGGAACGATTGCTCCATCACCTAACTACATGGGAGTTAGGGCGGCTGCGGAACTTATGAATATGATAATGGAGGAAGAATGCAAGTAA